The segment TAACCAatctttctttttataaatagaGCCTGTCATCAAGACAATTTAtatcatgaagaaaaaaatgatggcataacaaaaatgcatgaattgtttattttaatttacccaaaaaaaaaccctaaactATTTCtctttattcaaaatacaaaaattatgaaatctTTGTATGATACAAAGTATTTGTTTCAGGATATCAGTCTTTCTTAAATTCCTATGGAAGTCAGTAGACCTCGAACCTTTTCTTCGGCAACTTCCCGTGTATCTTTGTCCATCCAGTCCAGCTCTGACAGAATCGTCCTGAATGAGTCCAGTATATTGTCAGACATGTCACTGATCTGGAAGGGGGAAGTAATCATGGCCTGATTAGAATATCAAAAGATATCAcctttttccttcttttttttccaataaatgtaaaatgattaaatcatATAATCTAAAcagtttttcttcattttttttaggaattatGATGGGTGGGGTGAGGTGGATTCTTCACGTTTAAAGACAAATGCGATTTTTTCTGAGCTTCCTtgatataaaaagaatattcaaGAAATATATAATGGTTTAAATTCgaaaagttaatatttttaaacctCAAAAACAACGTAATTTCAGGACAGCACTGAATATCTGACGTAATATAGTTCTCGATGCTCTTACCCCGGCTTTGGCCTCTTCGTCGAAGTGTCTCTGTACGAACAGGCGGCCTATGGGCAGACCCAGATAGTTCACTACTACGTCCACGCACTTACGCCATCGGGAGCGAATGTGGGAGGAACCGTACAGGAcctgttgtgtaatatttaccAAAAGAACAGCCTTATTGTGCAAACTGTATTGAGAATAAGAAGTTTGGAGGAAAATTGcgagttgattttaatttttgaaaaatagacAATGATGCATAGTCGATCGAGATTAATGTATGATGAAGCGAAACAGTTTCTTGCCTTTAAGTATTCTCCAAGATACTGTCTGAATCTGTCAGGGAGGTCTTTGATACGGTTATTCATGATGCGCCAGACTGCATAGTTTGTAACTGTCCTacagtgtaaaaaaaatttactgaaCATTCTTCATTCGTGTATGAACCTCGCAGGATTTTTGGAGTacgtgtatgtacatgtattagcgaATCAACcacttatttaaacaaaataactaTTATTTTGCTTAAGATGTCTTTTCATGCGAACATGATGGATTAATGAATGGATGGATGTGGATGGATGTGAATGGATGGATGGATTGGACGATCCATACCAGTCATATCCCACTCTTCTAAATAAAATTCTATTCAATGATATACACTATTAGTATGCCCTTCATTATCGTTTCTAGGCCGATACCTCGAAGATACAGAGCATTGTTATATAATTATGCCAGGTATGTATATCATGACATTGAATGCCAACATTGGTTTGCTTGGATTTTTGCGAGGTCATAAAAATCTGGAGCAATGCGGTGAATGAACGAGTGGAAGATGTCACTTCAATGATAGTACGAGTGCTTCCATTGAGATTACCGTTGTGCATTTAtatctaaaaagaaattttacacGTGCCTTCAATAATGAAATGCAAACTAACAGTCGGTTGACCTTGAAGTTATGTGACCTTGACCGGGATCCTAATATTAATCACATTTAGGTACTAAGCATTGTGATACTAATAACAAAAACATGCTTCCTCTTTctatattatgttttatgacTGCAACAAACAAGACATAATCATATAAATTGTATCTTTTCCTCATTCAATGATCTCTAGACCTTTTTTGATGAAATGAATATCAGGGCACTACTGCCTATTCCTAATACAGCAAGTGGATGGGTTATCAGTGTGCTTAAGCCTTTCACCTCTTTGGAAACTGTAACAAGACTGGAATTAAGCGCTTCATGTACTGTATATCTACAACAATCACTGTCTGGTTCTCATCAAGGTCAAACTCCACCCCATCTATCTGAAGCAACTGTTGGATGTAGCCTCTCCACGTAAAGTCCAGCTACAATATCAGATGTAACTGGTGTGTATATGAAATTCTGATTCACGATAcagtatatgaaaataatatttagaataTAGGAAAGCAAgatctctctccctctctctctctctctctctctctctctctctctctgcgtgTTCGCGTTTTACCTCTTTTGACTCTGTAAAATTCAGTTTCATTTCCCCTACAGTAAACTTATTGTACAGCTTCTCATTGTCTCTTCGATCTTCCATGGGCGTTGTAATCTTTAAGGAATGgatgaatgaaaataatggaAAGGCAATCCTATGACAAGGCAGATAccttattttgatttctttatctttaaaaatatgtacatgtattttgactatttatgaaaaattgttgGAATCAAAAGAACAATATGCTAGAATTAAGATCGTTTTCTAATCTAGAAATATATATTCACATTTACAAATGTCAATGCGTTTTGAAGGGAAGGAGGGAAGAAAGAAGTAGATTTTGTGTTTCCTACGAACTTTCGCTTCCCACACGCCAAAGGCGTCACGGACAGAAGTACATGTAAAGTACATtgacaatgtatataaaataaaattttactaacaGGCGAAAAAACCAGAGAAATTTTTCTTAATCATCATGAATATTGAAAGCTAAATGGAGATACTTCCCcaaattacacagttctttaaaattttgaacacttttaaaaataattgtataaatttgtatacagagggttttttccaataatatttcttaatatattttacttaatataataaaacttttccGATATCATATCCCATATTTACGAAAATGTCTCATCCTGAACTAGTACAGTAAACATACCTTGCAAGAATTGGTCTCGAGAATTTCACATAAAGTTACTagtaaactttttttcaaaaggtgACATCCATTAGTTTTTATACCGCTGtattttgagataaaaatgcactacagtatatacatgtacatgtaaatgatattgCTTACATACATTGACAAGATTTGTTTCAAGATCCAGAATGTCTTCCATGTCTCTTCGCGCTTGTTCTTCGTCGGCTCCAAACTCAATAGCGACCTTGACCCCAAGGTCAACGTAGGCCTTCATCAGGGGACTGTCCCGGGGCTGGTCGTAGTGCTTCCGTTCAGGGAGGATGAAGCCAGGGTTATCTAACTGTAAATTTTAAGATGCAGTGTAAATAGACACTGGtacttaaaataaattgtttcgGCTCAAAATTTGTGGATTTTCTGGAAAGCTTTATTCACGAATTTACATCTCCAATATCTTCAGATTTATACGAGTATACTCTTGAATTTGTATTCAGaagaacatttaaaatatacaatccACACGAATATCCAGTTAATCTAATCCTTACTCGGGTAAGCGCAAAAGTCGAAACATATGAGTACAAGTTTGTGTGTACTGACGTGCGGCATACAGTTGTTCTTAGGCGGAAACTATTACAACAAGATTAGCTTTTTataaaaagcttaccgtcttaAGAGCGAACCCCAAACAGCaattagttatcaaagacaatttaattgttttttttatataaatgtcaccttCCTCTACATACCATTGCGCGTGGAACACTTTTATGTTTtcacaagcttatcttttaaaaaagattggtgagctagcgttGTAGCGTTGTAGCCATCATAAAACtcagaagcagatttctaaaacattagTTTAAATTTCTAAATCGATTGATTAAGAATAGGAAGGCACAGTGGTGTATTAGAATTGTGCCGGGCTGGAGTAGGGttgtgaatctagagtgggcttcacatcggcaatggcatagctcattgactgttgaaaattttcaagaaccattggtGCTGTTTTATAacaatcgtatcttctcgggcctttccggcatgCTCGGAAAACAAATATCCAAGGTTGTTTTCCGAGTCTGCCggaaatttaagataaaactagctatttattataatatatttagaataactttgcattataatATCTATGATattgttactttttgacatttacaataaacacaaaacttcatgtgaagatgataaaacgaaattcaaatggtacagtttatctacagtagtagtcccagaatcccctactattGGAGTCGAGCGTGagtattccagtgaaaaagactaacgtagttgctagcgctcgagagcgccAGCAATCATGTGTCTTTTAATCCTGcgtgtctaaaattgagaaatgcCTACCCGAGCTTATAAGTTGATATCGACTATAGCAGGGTAAGAGAGATCTTGGGAAGAGTCGTAGATAAAATCACAGTTATATCGCTGCATTCAGCATTTTGTTTGTCAAATATTACACGTAGTTTTACCTAATGTATAAAAGCTGTAAACAACTTTACCGATGTTAGCCATACcgcatcaattttgttttacgtttttgtatttgaataaaaataataaaagaaaagcaAATAATTTGGTTGAAATACAGGAGTTTGTTGGATATGTTCAGCAGTAGCTGTTTACAAAGAACAGTTTCGTTTAACCAAAACCACAatgaaagatacatgtaaattaagtGATAGGGACCCACCTGACTACTGAACGTCAAATCCAACTTACATATAATACACGCCTTTTCTTGTCTTTGCTGTCTAAATATACGTAAGGGTAGATGTAAGGCACGTTGCTGTACTTGTTAATGGTGACGATTAGGGAGGTGAGCGAGAAATCCCCCTCCCTCCAATTTCCTCCCTCGTTTGTGCCCAGAATTGGCCAGCCTCCTATTTCACGTAGAAGGGGCAGAGACACGGAGATTCCTACAGCCtctaaatttgctaaaattgaaaggaaaataatttaattatggttGTAACGTGCTTTCTGATcggttaaaaaattattttatatcgtataaagaatgaaTGTTGCCTAGGTTATAGTAAGACTAaggtcaaaaacgtatcaatgcgcgtgacgttacgtttgaattttgtacaattttacgtcgttttaaaggtcaaatgaccgtttatatctacaatgaagagtaaaaaaaataaattataagcaatgaattcaatatttattagttttatacgatataaaatggtttaaaacagtttacgcttttttataaaccactTCGCGGTTTTTAAAGCGCCAAATataactgccccaaaccattttatattgtttaaaacaactaaatattgaattcattccttaaataaacattgaaattgtTCATCATGAACAATGTAAAAAGCgcgtattttattttatctataattttctttctgattttaattaagaaataaacaacgttaattagtgaacatggcgttatgaatagcaattgctctgttggcatattccatgatgcgcgctaacGCATCATgaaaaatatgccagcagagcagttgctattcataacgccatgttcactaaataatcgttgtttattacttatatttgcatcattt is part of the Magallana gigas chromosome 3, xbMagGiga1.1, whole genome shotgun sequence genome and harbors:
- the LOC105345294 gene encoding neprilysin isoform X2, whose translation is MKNHVIPNDRSFLASFSILRDTVQVKLKQVLEEDISEGDIEAIVKAKNLYGSCMNTTNLEAVGISVSLPLLREIGGWPILGTNEGGNWREGDFSLTSLIVTINKYSNVPYIYPYVYLDSKDKKRRVLYLDNPGFILPERKHYDQPRDSPLMKAYVDLGVKVAIEFGADEEQARRDMEDILDLETNLVNITTPMEDRRDNEKLYNKFTVGEMKLNFTESKELDFTWRGYIQQLLQIDGVEFDLDENQTVIVVDIQYMKRLIPVLLQFPKRTVTNYAVWRIMNNRIKDLPDRFRQYLGEYLKVLYGSSHIRSRWRKCVDVVVNYLGLPIGRLFVQRHFDEEAKAGISDMSDNILDSFRTILSELDWMDKDTREVAEEKALFIKRKIGYEDSILDDDLLNRRYENVTIHPVNYFENMLFLLKRTVIDDLLELRTNLYRMEWEVAPSTVNAYYSPPQNRIMFPAGILQPPYYHKDYPRSLNYGGIGTLIGHEITHGFDDRGRQYNKEGELHEWWSKRSVDKFKDLQTCFINQYGNFSSPEADGMKVNGIITLGENIADNGGVLQSYRAYRNFVSKRGSEENPLPGLNITHDQLFFINFAQIRCTIAEKKNFVNHLMTGPHSPSRFRVTGTLQNLPVFSEAFQCPKDSYMNPRHKCRLW